In Hydrogenobacter sp., the DNA window GAAAATCCTTGACACATCTGTTTTACACTTCAACAGGAGTTCTTGGCACGATACTTGCATATGTTGAAAGTGAAAACCTTTAAAAGGAGGTGCGGACATGAGACAGATAGCCATCTACGGAAAGGGTGGCATAGGAAAGTCCACTACAACGCAGAACACCGTTGCGGCACTTGCAGAAGCTGGTAGGAAGTGCTTCATAGTGGGGTGCGACCCAAAGGCCGATTCTACCAGGCTCATACTACACATAAAAGCTCAGGCAACAGTCATGCATCTTGCTGCGGAGCGGGGTTCTGTGGAGGACCTTGACCTTGATGAGGTCATGCTCGTTGGTTATGGAGGTATAAAGTGTGTAGAATCTGGAGGTCCAGAGCCGGGTGTGGGATGTGCCGGAAGAGGTGTGATAACCGCCATAAACTTCCTTGAGGAGAACGGGGCCTTTGATGATGACCTTGATTATGTCTTTTATGATGTCCTCGGGGACGTCGTATGTGGTGGCTTTGCTATGCCCATAAGGGAAGGCAAGGCTCAAGAGATATACATAGTCACCTCAGGAGAGATGATGGCTATGTACGCAGCAAACAACATATCCAAAGGTATACTGAAGTACGCACATAGCGGTGGTGTAAGGCTTGGCGGTCTCATATGCAACAGCAGAAATGTGGACAATGAAAGAGAGTTGATAACCGCCCTTGCGGAAAAGCTTGGCACCCAGATGATACACTTTCTACCAAGAAACAACATAGTTCAGGAGGCAGAGCTGAGAAGACAGACGGTCATAGAGTATGCACCAGACCATCCTATGGCTGATGAATACAGAAAGCTTGCAAGGAAGATAGAGGAAAACACAAAGCTTAGCATACCAGCGCCTCTCAGTATGGACGAGCTGGAACAGTTGCTTGTTGATTACGGCATAATGAAGCCGGAGGAAGTGGCTTAAGGAGGTTTACCATGGGTGTGGTAGTTGATAAAGAGACAGCGCTAAGATTGGTGGAGGAGATACTCAGTCAGTATCCCACAAAGGCAAAAAAGGACAGGTCAAAGCATATAGTGGTTGCGGATGTGGGAGAGGATAAATGCATACCTAAGTCTAATGTGAAGTCAAGACCTGGGGTTATGACTGTCAGAGGATGTGCTTATGCGGGTTCAAAAGGGGTGGTCTGGGGACCTATAAAGGACATGATACACATATCTCACGGTCCTGTAGGCTGTGGCTACTACTCAAGGGCAGGAAGAAGGAATTACTACATAGGGACCACAGGTGTAGATACCTTTGTAACACCTCACTTCACCACGGACTTTCAAGAAAGGGACATCGTCTTCGGTGGTGATAAAAAACTTACAAAGGCAATACACGAGCTTGTTGAGCTTTTCCCTCTTGTAAAGGGTATAACCATTCAGTCCGAGTGTCCCATAGGGCTTATAGGAGATGATATTGAGGCTGTTGCAAGACATACAGCCAAGGAAACGGGAAAGATAATTGTCCCTGTAAGGTGTGAAGGCTTTAGAGGCGTTTCCCAGTCGTTGGGACATCACATAGCCAATGACTCCATGAGAGATTGGATATACGAAAAGGGAGTAAAGGGTCAGGAAGTGGAGCCTTCACCTTACGATGTTGCCATATGGGGTGATTACAACATAGGTGGTGATGCTTGGGCTTCAAGGAAGATACTTGAAGATATGGGACTAAGGGTAGTTACCCAATGGTCTGGGGATGGTACCATAAGTGAAGTGGCAAATGCCGTTAGAGTAAAGTATCTCCTCGTCCACTGCTATAGGTCTTCTAATTACCTTGCAAGATACTTTGAAGAAAAGTTCGGCATACCTTGGATAGAGTATAACTTCTTTGGTCCTACACAGATATTTGCTTCCATGAGGAAGATAGCCAGTTTCTTTGATGAAAAGATACAGGAGAGAACAGAGGAGCTTATAGAAAAGGTCTATAAGCCAAGGCTTGACAAGGTTATAGAAAAGTACAGACCGAGGCTTGAGGGCAAAACAGTGCTTTTGTACGTGGGTGGTCTCAGACCAAGACACATAATAACCGCCTTTGAAGACCTTGGCATGAATGTGGTGGCAACTGGCTATGAATTTGCTCATCAGGATGATTATGAAAGGACCCTGCACTACATAGACAAGAATGCCACCATAATAGTGGACGATGCCACCGCCTACGAGATAGAAGAGCTTACCAGAAAGCTAAGACCCGATCTTGTGGCTTCTGGTATAAAGGAAAAGTACCAAGCTCAGAAGATGGGCGTTCCCTTTAGACAGATGCATTCTTGGGACTACTCAGGACCTTACCACGGCATAGAAGGCTTTGAGATATTTGCAAGAGACGTGGATATGGCGGTGAACGGCAATGTATGGAAATTTTTGAATGCTCCTTGGGATCAGGAGGTATAAGCCATGGGTATACATCACGAGCTTAACATAAAGGACCACCTTGAATGCTTTAGAAATGATGAGTTTAGAAAGATGATAGAGAACAAAAGGAAAAACTTTGAGAAATGGGTGGGGAAGGAAAAGGTAAAGGAAGTAGCCGAGTGGACAAAGAGCTGGGAGTACAGAGAGCTTAACTTCAAGAGAGAAGCTATATCCATAAATCCAGCCAAAGCATGTCAGCCTCTTGGGGCGCTTTTGTGCGCCCTCGGTTTTGAGAAGACCCTTCCCTTTTCTCATGGATCGCAGGGATGCGTGGCATACTTTAGGACGCATATGGCAAGACACTTTAAGGAACCAGTTCCAATGGTTTCCACATCCATGACGGAGGACGCTGCGGTTTTTGGTGGTCAAAACAATTTGCATGAAGGACTGCAAAACGCCATAAACCTTTACAGACCAAAGATGATAGCCGTAAATACCACATGTATGGCCGAGGTTATAGGCGATGACCTTGGTAGCTTTATAAGAAATGCAAAAGAGAAGGGTCTTATACCCGAGGATTTCCCCATAGTCTTTGCTCATACTCCTTCCTTTGTTGGTTCCCACATTACCGGTTATGACAATCAACTCAAAGCCATACTTCAGCACATGACCGATTACTTTGAAAAATACGGCACAGACCACACAGACAAATACGACAATGAGCATGGAGAATTTTATATGCAAGGTGGGCTTTTGGTATGGCTTGAAAGACAAAAAACACAGAGAGGTGAATAAAATGAGTACGCTTAACTTCATATTAGGCTTTCATACTTATTTGGAGGATTACAAGGAAGTAAGGAGAATAGTGGGAGAGTTTGGGGAGGAGTGTATAGTTCTTTCCGACCCCTCGGAGAACTTGGATTCAGGGCTTACGGGAGAATACAAGTTATACTATGGCGGGACACCTCTTAAGGATATATATAGAGCCAAGTTTTCCACAGCTACGATAGCCCTTCAAAGATACTCAACGGAAAAGACCAGAGAATACATAGAGAAGTCTTGGAAACAACCTGCATATGTGGTGAGACCTTACGGCATAAGAGGAACGGATGAATTTATACAGCTTATATCAAGACTCACGGGAAAGCCTGTACCAGAAAGCCTAAGAATGGAAAGGCAGAAACTCCTTGACGCCATGGCGGATTCATATTACTGGATACACGGCAAAAGGTTTGCTCTTTGGGGAGACCCAGACTTTGTTTATGGAATTACCTCCTTCCTTTTAGAGTTGGGTGCTGAGCCTGTGCATATACTCGCCACCAACGGAAACGAGGAATGGGAACAGGAAATAAAAGAACTGTGTTCTGGGTTTGATAACGGGAGATACGCTCAGGTTTTTCCAGGTAAAGACCTATGGCACATGAGAAGCCTGCTCTTTACCGAACCTGTAGACTATATGATAGGGACTTCGTACGGAAAGTTTCTTTGGAGGGATACGGGAACACCTCTCATAAGGATAGGCTACCCCATATTTGACAGGCATCATCTCCACAGATACGGCATACTTTTCTACAGAGGCGCATTAAACCTGCTCGTTTGGATAGTGAATACTATACTTGATGAGACAGACAGAAGAACCATAGATATAGCCGAAACAGACTACAGCTTTGACTTGATAAGGTAAAAAGCCATGTTCATAGTTCAACATCTCAAGAATTATCTCTTGGAAGGTTATGTGGAGGAGCGAAGCTACAGGGCGAAGGAAACAGTGTTTTCAAAAGCTTTGCGAGATAACGGTATTTTTGTGGTGGTAGATGGAGTTCTTGAGTTATATATTTTCAAAGGGCTGAAGAAGGGAACGGTTGACATTATGCTACCGGGTGATGTGTTCGGTTTTATGTCCGAAGAAAGTCTTATAAAGTATTATGTGATCAAGGCTATCACTGAGAGCCGTCTTTTCTACCTGACACTCGATAACCTCAAAAGGCTTGGTGGTGTAAACCCTGCTCTCGTGCTTGAGCTTTTCTCTTCTGTGCTTTCTAAACAATCTTACCTTTATGAGGTTTTCACCGCCATTTCCATGCGCAAAGCTAAGGATAGGATAAGCAAACTATTGAACCTTTTAGGATCGGTAGCCGAAGAAAGAAACCTTATACTTACTTTAAAGAAAAAGCAGATAGCAGACATCGTGGGGCTAAGTTACGAGGGTACCGTTAGAACGATGAAATTCGTAAAAAACCAAAAAAGTAGGAGGGTGAGGTTATGGTAAAAGAAGGGCTTGGAGAAGACTTTATAAAAGAAGTGGTTAAGCACATAAGAGCCTACGATACTTACCGCACATGGGAAAAAAGGAGCGATGAAGAAATACTAAAGGACTTTTTGAAGGGAGATAGTAAAAGGTCCCTCTCCTTCGCAGGACACTGTGAGACTGACCCAAAGGTAATACTTAGGATACATGCCTTTTTTAAAGCGGTTACCTCTATCATAGAAAAACTCTCTGGTTTTATAACCTCTGCAGTCATAAACATAGATGGAGAAGGAAATGGCATTGTGTTGATTTATGCAGGAAGGCTTATACTCATAAACAAAACAATAAGAGATGCTAACAGGTTTAGGTTTAAATCTCTTGACCATATAAGGTCTGAGGGTGAGAAACTCATAGAAAAAGCCCTTGATCTTCTTGAAAAATACCAAGAGGTGGCAAAAATATGATGGTATCCTTTAAGCCTTACGGATACTCAAAGGAAAGCATGGTTTCGGCGATTGAAGCCATGACGCATCCATATGCTTTTTCTGGTCTAAAAAGGCGAGAGTTTGAAGAATTCTTCTGTGATGCCACAGGAAGAAGATACGCCCTTGCGGTAAGAGAACTAATATCTCCCCTCCTTGTCCTTTTAAGATACTTAGGAATAACGGATAAATCTAAGGTTTTACTATCTCCCGTGTCTTATTTTAAACATTTTTCTCCTTACTTGAAACTTTTGGGTATAGAAGTTGTCTATGCAGATATAGAAAGGTGGTTTTTTAACATAGACGTAAAAAGGCTTTCACATGTGCTTTCTGACGAAATAAAAATTGCCGTAATCGGTAACTCTCTTGGAATACCCGCCGATTGGGATGCCATAAGGTCGTTTCTAAATAGTAAGAGCGTATTTATTATAGAAGACTCCAGAGAAACTATTTTCACCGAGTATAAGGGTAAGGTAGTGGGATCCTTTGGAGACGTGTCCTTACTCGGATTTTCCGAAAAATCTTTGATTACTGGATGCGGTGGTATTGTGCTGACAGATGAAGAAAAAATTTACAGGAAATTAGAAGGAGAAGTGGAACTTTTGGATGATATCATGTCCTCTATACTT includes these proteins:
- a CDS encoding NifX-associated nitrogen fixation protein, translating into MVKEGLGEDFIKEVVKHIRAYDTYRTWEKRSDEEILKDFLKGDSKRSLSFAGHCETDPKVILRIHAFFKAVTSIIEKLSGFITSAVINIDGEGNGIVLIYAGRLILINKTIRDANRFRFKSLDHIRSEGEKLIEKALDLLEKYQEVAKI
- a CDS encoding Crp/Fnr family transcriptional regulator; protein product: MFIVQHLKNYLLEGYVEERSYRAKETVFSKALRDNGIFVVVDGVLELYIFKGLKKGTVDIMLPGDVFGFMSEESLIKYYVIKAITESRLFYLTLDNLKRLGGVNPALVLELFSSVLSKQSYLYEVFTAISMRKAKDRISKLLNLLGSVAEERNLILTLKKKQIADIVGLSYEGTVRTMKFVKNQKSRRVRLW
- the nifH gene encoding nitrogenase iron protein, translated to MRQIAIYGKGGIGKSTTTQNTVAALAEAGRKCFIVGCDPKADSTRLILHIKAQATVMHLAAERGSVEDLDLDEVMLVGYGGIKCVESGGPEPGVGCAGRGVITAINFLEENGAFDDDLDYVFYDVLGDVVCGGFAMPIREGKAQEIYIVTSGEMMAMYAANNISKGILKYAHSGGVRLGGLICNSRNVDNERELITALAEKLGTQMIHFLPRNNIVQEAELRRQTVIEYAPDHPMADEYRKLARKIEENTKLSIPAPLSMDELEQLLVDYGIMKPEEVA
- the nifD gene encoding nitrogenase molybdenum-iron protein alpha chain; this translates as MGVVVDKETALRLVEEILSQYPTKAKKDRSKHIVVADVGEDKCIPKSNVKSRPGVMTVRGCAYAGSKGVVWGPIKDMIHISHGPVGCGYYSRAGRRNYYIGTTGVDTFVTPHFTTDFQERDIVFGGDKKLTKAIHELVELFPLVKGITIQSECPIGLIGDDIEAVARHTAKETGKIIVPVRCEGFRGVSQSLGHHIANDSMRDWIYEKGVKGQEVEPSPYDVAIWGDYNIGGDAWASRKILEDMGLRVVTQWSGDGTISEVANAVRVKYLLVHCYRSSNYLARYFEEKFGIPWIEYNFFGPTQIFASMRKIASFFDEKIQERTEELIEKVYKPRLDKVIEKYRPRLEGKTVLLYVGGLRPRHIITAFEDLGMNVVATGYEFAHQDDYERTLHYIDKNATIIVDDATAYEIEELTRKLRPDLVASGIKEKYQAQKMGVPFRQMHSWDYSGPYHGIEGFEIFARDVDMAVNGNVWKFLNAPWDQEV
- a CDS encoding DegT/DnrJ/EryC1/StrS family aminotransferase: MMVSFKPYGYSKESMVSAIEAMTHPYAFSGLKRREFEEFFCDATGRRYALAVRELISPLLVLLRYLGITDKSKVLLSPVSYFKHFSPYLKLLGIEVVYADIERWFFNIDVKRLSHVLSDEIKIAVIGNSLGIPADWDAIRSFLNSKSVFIIEDSRETIFTEYKGKVVGSFGDVSLLGFSEKSLITGCGGIVLTDEEKIYRKLEGEVELLDDIMSSILISQVKHLEEKLKIRQSLAHFYSDLLTGIEGLKPHFYPRYVTKMCWNYFCVHLGKRYSDSARGIIKDLLLDDGIEVDEYPASQDIKEGMPMKHLHIAHEVSMRALLLPFHEDITQEDIYFVCERLKEHVLQIGAGSVDH